One Gadus chalcogrammus isolate NIFS_2021 chromosome 4, NIFS_Gcha_1.0, whole genome shotgun sequence DNA segment encodes these proteins:
- the gca gene encoding sorcin: MAYPGYGGYGAPMPGMPHQGMPHHQGHPMAGHPMGQMGGQPQGAYAQYGAQYQGAAYGAPPPATNDPMYGYFTAIAGQDGEIDADELQRCLTQSGISGTYTPFSLETCKIMIAMLDRDHTGKMGFNEFKDLFTALNGWKQNFMMFDRDRSGTVEPQEMSQAVSAMGYRVSPQALNVIIRRYSKNGRVYFDDYVACCVKLRTLTDVFRRRDTMQQGAVSFQYDDFILCTMSI, translated from the exons ATGGCTTATCCAGGCTACGGTGGG tatggTGCACCGATGCCAGGGATGCCCCACCAGGGCATGCCCCACCACCAGGGTCACCCTATGGCCGGGCACCCCATGGGCCAGATGGGGGGCCAACCCCAGGGGGCATACGCTCAGTACGGCGCTCAGTACCAGGGCGCCGCCTACGgagccccccctcctgccaccAACGACCCCATGTATGGATACTTCACCGCCATCGCTGGCCAG GATGGAGAGATCGACGCAGACGAGCTCCAGCGCTGTTTGACACAGTCTGGGATCAGCGGGACCTACACCC CGTTCAGCTTGGAGACGTGCAAGATCATGATCGCAATGTTGGAC CGAGACCACACGGGCAAGATGGGCTTCAACGAGTTCAAGGACCTGTTCACCGCGCTGAACGGCTGGAAGCAGAACTTCATGATGTTCGACCGGGACCGCAGCGGCACCGTGGAGCCCCAGGAGATGTCCCAGGCCGTCAGCGCCATGG GCTACAGGGTGAGCCCGCAGGCCCTGAACGTCATCATCAGGCGCTACAGTAAAAATGGGCGTGTCTACTTTGATGACTACGTGGCGTGCTGTGTCAAGCTCAGGACGCTCACAG ATGTCTTCAGACGCAGGGACACCATGCAGCAGGGAGCTGTCAGCTTCCAGTATGATGAC TTCATCCTCTGCACCATGTCCATCTAA